Proteins encoded by one window of Chondromyces crocatus:
- the abc-f gene encoding ribosomal protection-like ABC-F family protein → MIVTSQLGKSYGDRTLFEDVSLKLNPGARYGLVGANGSGKSTLMRILSGDEPATEGSFSIPREARLGVLRQDHFLSDEECILDLAMRGDVVVWEALREQEAIEQGRGDPGRVAELEERIRSHDGYTLKARATAILEGLGIPLEAHERPLGTLSGGFKLRVLLAQVLIGGPDVLLLDEPTNHLDILSIRWLERFLSAHTGCVVVISHDQRFLENVATHILDVDYGTVILYTGSFAAFVVEKRAELERKKVEIERAEAEIAHKQAFVDRFRYKATKARQAQSRLKQIEKIEVAELPETSRRAPHFRFVQARPSGRDVLLAEGISKAYGDKRVLSKVGLLARRGERVAVIGPNGIGKSTLLRILAGRLAADAGDVAWGHEVRLGYFAQDHREVLDDPTATPLQILRAALPTEPESGVRGRLGRMLFSGDDVNKRVGSLSGGEAARLLFCRIMADEPNVLLLDEPTNHLDLESIEALAEGLSKYEGTTLFVSHDRWFVSRLATRILEVTPAGPNDFLGTYEEYLARCGDDHLDSNAVVLKAKKARAEGRVEGNGSGSGGASGGGGEVKGGAAAGGGAAGASTAGGLQGGSWEEQKRRRNRQKELPARRDKVIAAIDVAEGRKKEIEALYCSEGFFERTSKDALAALEKEQAGLDGQILALTEEWEAIEQEIAAIGEG, encoded by the coding sequence ATGATCGTCACTTCTCAGCTCGGCAAGTCCTACGGGGATCGGACCCTGTTCGAGGACGTCTCTCTCAAGCTGAACCCGGGGGCGCGCTACGGGCTCGTCGGGGCGAACGGGTCGGGCAAGTCGACGTTGATGCGGATCCTGTCCGGGGACGAGCCCGCGACGGAGGGGAGCTTCAGCATCCCGCGGGAGGCGCGGCTGGGGGTGCTGCGGCAGGACCACTTCCTGAGCGACGAGGAGTGCATCCTCGACCTGGCCATGCGCGGGGACGTGGTGGTGTGGGAGGCCCTCCGTGAGCAGGAGGCCATCGAGCAGGGGCGTGGCGATCCGGGGCGCGTGGCGGAGCTGGAGGAGCGGATCCGGTCGCATGACGGGTACACGCTGAAGGCGCGTGCGACGGCGATCCTGGAGGGGCTCGGCATCCCGCTGGAGGCGCACGAGCGCCCACTCGGCACGCTGTCGGGTGGCTTCAAGCTGCGGGTGCTGCTGGCGCAGGTGCTGATCGGGGGGCCCGACGTGCTGCTCCTCGACGAGCCGACCAACCACCTGGACATCCTGTCGATCCGCTGGCTGGAGCGGTTCCTGAGCGCGCACACGGGCTGCGTGGTGGTGATCTCCCACGACCAGCGGTTCCTGGAGAACGTGGCGACGCACATCCTCGACGTCGATTACGGGACGGTCATCCTCTACACGGGCAGCTTCGCAGCGTTCGTGGTGGAGAAGCGGGCGGAGCTGGAGCGGAAGAAGGTCGAGATCGAGCGGGCCGAGGCGGAGATCGCCCACAAGCAGGCGTTCGTCGACCGGTTCCGTTACAAGGCCACGAAGGCGCGCCAGGCGCAGAGCCGGCTGAAGCAGATCGAGAAGATCGAGGTGGCCGAGCTGCCGGAGACGTCGAGGCGAGCGCCGCACTTCCGGTTCGTGCAGGCCCGGCCGAGCGGGAGGGATGTGCTGCTGGCCGAGGGGATCTCCAAGGCTTACGGCGACAAGCGGGTGCTGTCGAAGGTGGGGTTGCTGGCGCGGCGTGGAGAGCGCGTGGCGGTGATCGGGCCGAACGGTATCGGGAAGTCGACGCTGCTGCGCATCCTGGCGGGGCGGCTCGCGGCGGATGCGGGCGATGTCGCGTGGGGGCACGAGGTGCGGCTGGGGTACTTCGCGCAGGACCACCGAGAGGTGCTGGACGATCCGACGGCGACGCCGCTCCAGATCCTGCGGGCCGCGCTGCCTACGGAGCCGGAGAGCGGTGTGCGAGGGCGGCTGGGGCGCATGCTGTTCTCGGGCGACGACGTGAACAAGCGGGTGGGAAGCCTGTCCGGGGGGGAGGCGGCGCGGCTGTTGTTCTGCCGGATCATGGCCGATGAGCCGAATGTGCTGCTGCTGGACGAGCCGACCAACCACCTGGACCTGGAGTCGATCGAGGCGCTGGCCGAGGGGCTGAGCAAGTACGAGGGGACGACGCTCTTCGTGAGCCACGATCGGTGGTTCGTGTCGCGGCTGGCGACGCGAATCCTGGAGGTGACGCCCGCGGGGCCGAACGACTTCCTGGGGACGTACGAGGAGTACCTCGCGCGGTGCGGCGATGATCACCTCGACTCGAACGCGGTGGTGCTGAAGGCGAAGAAGGCGCGGGCAGAGGGGCGGGTCGAGGGGAATGGGAGCGGGAGCGGAGGGGCTTCAGGGGGCGGGGGTGAGGTGAAGGGGGGAGCGGCAGCCGGGGGCGGGGCTGCTGGCGCGAGCACGGCCGGGGGGCTGCAAGGAGGGTCGTGGGAGGAGCAGAAGCGCCGTCGGAACCGGCAGAAGGAGCTGCCGGCGCGGCGGGACAAGGTGATTGCGGCGATCGATGTGGCGGAGGGGCGCAAGAAGGAGATCGAAGCGCTCTACTGCAGCGAGGGGTTCTTCGAGCGCACGAGCAAGGACGCGCTGGCGGCGCTGGAGAAGGAGCAGGCGGGGCTCGATGGGCAGATCCTGGCGCTAACGGAGGAGTGGGAGGCGATCGAGCAGGAGATTGCAGCGATCGGGGAGGGGTGA
- a CDS encoding transposase translates to MQALEARYPLQPARRRDGGRKEFEHQCHGTRALLGAFNVQTGKVVARCGPTRTAADLLAFMDEVARHYPEGDVVVIWDNLNIHHGD, encoded by the coding sequence ATGCAGGCCCTCGAAGCCCGTTACCCACTACAGCCGGCGCGCCGTCGTGACGGTGGCCGCAAGGAGTTCGAGCACCAATGCCATGGCACCCGTGCGCTGCTCGGAGCCTTCAATGTTCAGACGGGCAAGGTGGTGGCGCGATGTGGACCTACTCGTACCGCGGCAGACCTGCTCGCATTTATGGACGAGGTGGCCAGGCATTACCCAGAGGGGGATGTGGTGGTCATCTGGGACAACCTCAACATCCATCATGGTGACTGA
- a CDS encoding winged helix DNA-binding protein, which produces MNFYSGWGFRESPFQVSALAATDEGSRLFVGRLDSRQKLEMRLASGDRIVTIEGVNGVGKTSLVNVVAYLAYKKHVDGRGGPLLIPCVKAFQLDADKEKSELVAEVYQEVAQSLIHYAEGLRAGKLADGIKPDGALAKWLNSPLISSRTGSVSLGLPTMGGGGVGIGVGGSFNTTEGFRGSGIQKLIKDTLGVIFAEAGSGGVVCVLDNLELLQTSDAVRKQVEVLRDELLTVPGFRWVLCGAPGIVHGVVSSPRLQGMLYDPLEIAGIELKSLEDVLSSRLSVFGQSQAYLPIGTMDFVSLCDILKGNLRAVLGMADDYCLWVAESGERPVTDIDKSNLFKQWLDDEIEKYFKSAESEVTQTAWGVFDKAVTKDGGFSPSSFAEFGFKNLQALRPYVKDLERAGLLVSTTDEIDKRRKTVSVTPKGWLVSEARIRSQK; this is translated from the coding sequence ATGAATTTCTACTCCGGATGGGGATTTCGTGAAAGTCCGTTTCAAGTGTCCGCGCTCGCGGCCACAGATGAGGGGAGCCGGCTGTTCGTGGGACGCCTTGATTCTAGGCAAAAGCTCGAGATGCGCCTCGCTTCGGGAGACCGAATTGTGACTATTGAAGGTGTTAATGGCGTTGGTAAGACCAGTTTGGTGAATGTTGTTGCGTATCTGGCTTATAAAAAACATGTCGATGGTCGTGGTGGGCCTTTGTTGATTCCATGCGTCAAAGCATTTCAGTTGGATGCCGATAAAGAAAAGTCCGAGCTGGTGGCGGAGGTATACCAAGAGGTTGCGCAGTCTCTAATTCACTACGCGGAAGGGCTTCGAGCTGGTAAATTGGCAGATGGTATCAAGCCGGACGGTGCTCTTGCCAAATGGCTCAATTCGCCCTTGATAAGTAGTCGGACAGGGTCTGTCTCTCTTGGTCTGCCAACGATGGGTGGAGGCGGGGTCGGAATAGGAGTCGGAGGGAGTTTCAATACAACCGAAGGTTTTCGGGGCTCAGGTATTCAGAAGCTTATTAAAGACACGCTTGGTGTCATTTTTGCTGAGGCTGGCTCGGGGGGAGTTGTGTGCGTGCTCGACAATCTTGAACTCCTCCAGACTTCAGATGCCGTCCGTAAACAAGTCGAAGTTTTGCGTGATGAGCTGCTTACGGTGCCCGGGTTTCGTTGGGTCCTATGCGGTGCACCCGGTATTGTTCACGGTGTAGTCTCGTCTCCTAGGCTTCAAGGCATGCTCTATGATCCACTCGAAATTGCCGGTATCGAGCTTAAATCCTTGGAGGATGTTTTGAGTAGTAGATTGTCGGTGTTCGGTCAGTCTCAGGCTTATCTTCCAATTGGAACAATGGATTTTGTGTCGCTTTGTGATATCCTTAAAGGTAATCTAAGGGCCGTGCTAGGTATGGCGGATGATTACTGCCTTTGGGTGGCGGAGTCGGGGGAGCGTCCTGTGACAGATATTGACAAATCAAATTTGTTTAAGCAATGGTTGGACGATGAAATTGAAAAATATTTCAAATCGGCTGAATCTGAAGTGACGCAAACGGCATGGGGCGTGTTTGATAAGGCAGTGACAAAGGATGGAGGGTTTTCGCCGAGCTCGTTTGCTGAATTTGGATTTAAAAACCTTCAGGCCTTGCGTCCATACGTGAAGGATCTAGAGCGAGCAGGCCTTCTAGTTAGTACTACGGATGAGATTGATAAGCGAAGAAAGACAGTGTCTGTTACGCCTAAGGGTTGGCTTGTGAGTGAGGCACGTATTCGGTCTCAGAAATAA
- a CDS encoding zinc-dependent alcohol dehydrogenase family protein, with translation MKAYEIVTAGGPGEWKQVERPEPTPGPGQALVRIRAVSLNYRDLLLVSGRYPQPITRPILPLSDGAGEVVAVGEGVTRVKVGDRVIPTFFQTLTDGTVSMAEGGTKALGGGDRDGVLAELVVLDAEGLVHLPEQMSFEEGATLPCAAVTAWNALVPQGGLVAGQTVLAQGTGGVSIFALQFAHALGAKVIITSSQDEKLAKAKALGADGTINYRKHPDWEKAVLELTGGEGVDHVIEVGGVETLPRAITATRAGGHLALIGLLSGSFGAPDPAAVEVKKLKVELVFVGSRVMFEAMNQVITTHGIRPVIDRVFPFEQAVEALRYLESGAHFGKIVITV, from the coding sequence ATGAAGGCTTATGAGATCGTGACAGCGGGTGGACCGGGCGAGTGGAAGCAGGTGGAGCGGCCGGAGCCCACACCGGGTCCGGGCCAAGCGCTGGTCCGCATCCGCGCGGTGTCGCTAAACTACCGTGACCTGCTCCTCGTGAGCGGGCGCTACCCGCAGCCGATCACCCGGCCGATCCTCCCGCTCTCCGACGGAGCGGGCGAGGTGGTCGCGGTGGGCGAGGGCGTGACGCGGGTGAAGGTGGGCGATCGGGTGATCCCGACCTTCTTCCAGACCCTGACGGACGGGACGGTGAGCATGGCCGAAGGGGGCACCAAGGCCCTCGGCGGAGGCGACAGGGACGGGGTGCTGGCGGAGCTGGTCGTCCTCGATGCGGAAGGGCTGGTGCATCTGCCCGAGCAGATGAGCTTCGAGGAGGGGGCGACGTTGCCCTGCGCGGCCGTGACGGCGTGGAATGCGCTGGTGCCGCAGGGGGGGCTCGTGGCGGGGCAGACGGTGCTCGCACAGGGGACGGGCGGGGTGTCGATCTTCGCGCTCCAGTTTGCGCACGCGCTGGGGGCGAAGGTGATCATCACCTCGAGCCAGGACGAGAAGCTCGCGAAGGCGAAGGCGCTCGGTGCGGACGGGACGATCAACTACCGGAAGCATCCCGACTGGGAGAAGGCCGTGCTGGAGCTGACGGGCGGCGAGGGGGTCGATCACGTCATCGAGGTCGGGGGCGTGGAGACGCTTCCCAGGGCGATCACGGCGACGCGCGCCGGGGGGCACCTCGCGCTGATCGGGCTGCTGAGCGGTAGCTTCGGGGCGCCGGATCCGGCAGCGGTCGAGGTGAAGAAGCTGAAGGTGGAGCTGGTGTTCGTGGGGAGCCGGGTGATGTTCGAGGCGATGAACCAGGTGATCACCACGCACGGGATCCGGCCGGTGATCGACCGGGTGTTCCCGTTCGAGCAGGCGGTGGAGGCGCTGCGCTACCTGGAGTCGGGGGCGCACTTCGGGAAGATCGTCATCACGGTCTGA
- a CDS encoding SIR2 family NAD-dependent protein deacylase — protein MKKLNRKEFQDKLRQARKITVLTGAGVSAESGVPTFRDAGGLWRRYKATDLASPEAWQRDPGLVWEFYNHRRAVAHTCKPNEGHLALARLEARFREAGRTFTLITQNVDGLHEAAGSERVVRLHGSLWQVRCLQCAEVTWNHTVPITPAFEGSGSPDPEFVARRFETTDLPQCHCGGVIRPHIVWFGERLSRADLDAAEEAVDGCDLMLVIGTSAVVYPAAGYVPIARRLGAVVAEVNVEPSAVNNECSAFFKGKAGEVLPSLLGVRLA, from the coding sequence ATGAAGAAACTGAACCGGAAGGAGTTCCAGGACAAGCTGCGCCAGGCCCGCAAGATCACCGTGCTCACCGGCGCAGGTGTCTCTGCGGAGTCGGGCGTCCCCACGTTCCGCGATGCAGGTGGGCTGTGGCGGCGCTACAAGGCGACGGATCTCGCCAGCCCGGAAGCCTGGCAGCGCGATCCAGGTCTGGTGTGGGAGTTCTACAACCACCGCCGCGCCGTGGCGCACACGTGCAAGCCCAACGAAGGTCACCTGGCGCTGGCGAGGCTGGAAGCGCGGTTCCGCGAGGCTGGCCGCACCTTCACCCTCATCACCCAGAACGTCGACGGCTTGCACGAGGCAGCCGGCTCCGAGCGGGTGGTGCGCCTGCACGGCTCCCTCTGGCAGGTGCGCTGCCTCCAGTGCGCGGAGGTGACGTGGAACCACACGGTCCCCATCACCCCCGCCTTCGAGGGGAGCGGCTCCCCCGACCCCGAGTTCGTGGCGCGCCGCTTCGAGACCACCGACCTCCCCCAGTGTCACTGCGGCGGCGTCATTCGGCCCCACATCGTCTGGTTCGGCGAGCGGCTCTCGCGGGCCGATCTGGACGCCGCGGAGGAGGCCGTGGACGGCTGCGATCTGATGCTGGTGATCGGCACCTCCGCGGTCGTCTACCCCGCCGCAGGCTACGTCCCCATCGCGCGCCGGCTGGGTGCCGTCGTCGCGGAGGTCAACGTCGAGCCGAGCGCCGTGAACAACGAGTGCAGCGCCTTCTTCAAGGGCAAGGCCGGCGAGGTCCTCCCGTCACTCCTCGGCGTGCGGCTGGCCTGA
- a CDS encoding WGR domain-containing protein encodes MRDDIRWPPDNAELRRAVPHPPSDTLAEGGKAARATPGASADTKKNSLDETASTASTESATTTDSSASADGSASADSSASTDSSASTASAGSATPTTSTTPTSAGTPAGTSSQPTTPAASSSTRRFEFTDGTSSKFWEIEVSNRQYTVRYGRLGTTGQSKTKEAASEEAARREAAKLVDEKTGKGYVER; translated from the coding sequence GTGCGCGACGACATCCGCTGGCCCCCCGACAACGCCGAGCTGCGACGCGCCGTCCCCCACCCTCCGAGCGACACACTCGCCGAAGGAGGCAAGGCCGCCCGCGCGACTCCTGGCGCGAGCGCAGACACCAAAAAGAACAGCCTCGACGAGACCGCAAGCACAGCGAGTACCGAGAGCGCAACGACCACTGACAGCTCAGCCAGCGCCGACGGCTCAGCCAGCGCCGACAGCTCCGCGAGCACCGACAGCTCCGCGAGCACCGCGAGTGCTGGAAGCGCAACGCCCACCACCAGCACCACCCCCACCTCTGCCGGCACGCCCGCGGGGACCTCGTCGCAACCCACGACGCCAGCAGCCAGCAGCTCCACCCGTCGCTTCGAGTTCACGGACGGCACCTCATCCAAGTTCTGGGAAATCGAGGTGTCCAACCGCCAGTACACGGTGCGCTACGGCCGCCTCGGCACCACGGGTCAGTCCAAGACCAAGGAAGCCGCCAGCGAGGAAGCCGCTCGCCGCGAGGCGGCAAAGCTCGTCGACGAGAAGACGGGCAAGGGGTACGTGGAGCGTTGA
- a CDS encoding protein kinase domain-containing protein, translated as MRDGRILGGRFEILRPVGAGSGYRLFEAREVRDARDAIPAKGSERIAIKLLPSNEHSAERQSREVQALAGLNHPGVARYVAHGASEAGEPWIATTWLDGETLASRLAKRPLQVPEALSLGARVAVALGAVHRAGVVHRDLKPTNILLTEGSLERPVILDFGVARVPGAAARPARQGTVIGTPGYAAPEQARNEPDVDARADVFSLGCVLFRCLTGKEPFHGENALALTLKVLLEEPKRTRDLHPGIPVELDALVARMLSKARQLRPRDGDAVAVELEGLGAPASAARIGWRAPPAEPALVLTANERRLMSLVLVRDAASSSKSPHDGPVSSRRSREADAARRTRALRAAAERHQGRLESLADGALLVVMTSNEAPTDLVSRAARCALAIRAVLEGAPVSLVTGRAEIEARLPVGELIDRAVSLLTTAVDPDTASPVAIDDLTARLLGQGFDVTREGGGPALHGERDGTEPSRALLGKPTRCLGRERELAQLEAAFAYCADTPTAAAVLVTGPAGAGKSRLRHELLQRLKERGEPIEVWLGRGDPMGGGAAFGLLARAMRYALGISGEESLAERRRRIFSRLGALPAIEAQRIASFVGELIGTPFPEELSPQLKTARRDPVLMGDQIRRAAEDLLRAACASQPVILVLEDLHWGDLPTVTLLDSALRNLADQPLLVFALARPEVQKQFPKLWVGRQVEPIALGPLPRRASERLVRDVLGDAIPAHLSQAIIERSGGNALYLEELIRAVSEGQGERLPETVLAMAQARLSALDPEARRILRAASVFGDSFWTGGVEALLGGSTTAHRMDDLVARELIVRRTPVAEGSLRPTKGDGKPTEPLYAFRHEVEREAAYSMLTEADRQLGHRLAGAWLEREGKGEPIALAEHFERGDERHRAGAYFVEAAEATLRGNDLAAALRRAERGIACGATGTTLGELQLVAAEALLWRGELPRAEASAREAAQLLSRGSAAWYRALTHGATAASKQGASERLDDWIVPATEVPPLPGALSAQVVCLAFCASELVFSGRFEAAEALLERGTSLTGDPPAVDGQALGVLHQAYALRAMAGGDPGAGLAGFEAALFAFGQTGDRRNACTIQGNLGYTLSELGDFEGAEGALRAALTEAERMGLFDLAPVVRQNLGLTLAQTNQLEEARRLQQQALEAFREQGVARMQGMSHAYLARIALRAGKLAAAEHEARSAVDLLVVAPPLRAFALAVLASALLAQRRAPEALGLTGEAFAQLQAAGGLEEGESLVWRARADALAAAGELTEAEHVRAEARRRLEARAARISDPDWRERFLREVPDNTALYRD; from the coding sequence ATGCGTGATGGTCGGATCCTGGGAGGCCGGTTCGAAATCCTGCGTCCCGTGGGCGCGGGCAGCGGCTACAGGCTCTTCGAGGCGCGCGAAGTGCGTGATGCGCGGGACGCGATCCCGGCGAAGGGCTCGGAGCGCATCGCCATCAAGCTCTTGCCGAGCAACGAGCACAGCGCCGAACGGCAGAGCCGGGAGGTGCAAGCCCTGGCCGGGTTGAACCACCCCGGGGTGGCCCGGTACGTGGCGCACGGAGCGTCCGAAGCGGGCGAGCCCTGGATCGCGACGACGTGGCTCGATGGTGAGACGCTGGCGTCGCGCCTCGCGAAGCGGCCCTTGCAGGTGCCCGAGGCGCTGTCGCTCGGGGCGCGCGTGGCCGTGGCGCTGGGAGCGGTGCACCGCGCGGGCGTGGTCCACCGGGATCTGAAGCCAACGAACATCCTGCTGACGGAAGGCTCGCTGGAGCGGCCCGTGATCCTGGACTTCGGCGTGGCGCGCGTCCCTGGAGCGGCAGCGCGGCCCGCACGCCAGGGGACGGTCATCGGGACCCCGGGCTACGCCGCCCCGGAGCAAGCGCGCAACGAGCCCGACGTGGATGCGCGGGCCGACGTGTTCTCACTGGGCTGCGTGCTCTTCCGTTGCTTGACGGGGAAGGAGCCGTTCCACGGAGAGAACGCGCTGGCCCTCACGCTCAAGGTGCTCCTGGAGGAGCCGAAGCGGACGCGCGATCTGCACCCCGGCATCCCGGTGGAGCTGGACGCGCTCGTGGCGCGGATGCTGTCGAAGGCCCGACAGCTCCGGCCACGGGACGGCGACGCGGTGGCGGTGGAGCTGGAGGGCCTGGGAGCCCCCGCGAGCGCCGCACGGATCGGCTGGCGCGCGCCGCCCGCAGAGCCCGCGCTCGTGCTCACGGCCAACGAGCGGCGGTTGATGTCGCTGGTGCTGGTGCGCGACGCCGCCTCCAGCTCGAAGTCGCCCCACGATGGCCCGGTCAGCTCGCGGCGCAGCCGCGAAGCCGACGCGGCACGGCGCACGCGCGCCCTCCGCGCGGCAGCCGAGCGGCACCAGGGACGCCTGGAGTCGCTGGCCGATGGGGCGTTGCTCGTGGTGATGACGAGCAACGAAGCCCCGACGGACCTGGTCTCGCGGGCGGCGCGCTGCGCCCTGGCGATCCGGGCCGTGCTCGAAGGCGCCCCGGTGTCGCTGGTGACGGGGCGGGCGGAGATCGAGGCGCGGCTGCCCGTCGGGGAGCTGATCGATCGGGCCGTGTCCCTCCTGACCACGGCCGTGGATCCGGACACGGCGAGCCCGGTGGCCATCGACGATCTCACGGCGCGCCTGCTCGGGCAGGGGTTCGACGTGACCCGCGAGGGCGGGGGGCCCGCGCTGCACGGAGAGCGCGACGGAACCGAGCCTTCGCGGGCCCTGCTCGGCAAGCCGACGCGCTGCCTGGGACGCGAGCGGGAGCTGGCGCAGCTCGAAGCGGCGTTCGCCTACTGCGCGGACACGCCTACGGCAGCGGCCGTGCTGGTCACCGGACCGGCCGGCGCGGGCAAGTCGCGCCTGCGCCACGAGCTGCTCCAGCGGCTGAAGGAGCGCGGCGAGCCGATCGAGGTGTGGCTCGGGCGCGGTGATCCGATGGGCGGCGGCGCGGCGTTCGGCCTGCTGGCGCGCGCGATGCGCTACGCGCTGGGGATCAGCGGGGAGGAGTCGCTCGCGGAGCGACGTCGGCGGATCTTCTCACGCCTGGGCGCACTCCCTGCGATCGAAGCGCAGCGCATCGCCAGCTTCGTGGGTGAGCTGATCGGGACGCCCTTCCCCGAGGAGCTGAGCCCGCAGCTCAAGACGGCGCGGCGCGACCCCGTGCTGATGGGCGACCAGATCCGCCGCGCCGCCGAGGACCTCCTGCGCGCCGCGTGCGCGTCACAGCCGGTGATCCTGGTGCTGGAGGATCTCCACTGGGGTGATCTCCCCACGGTGACGCTGCTCGACTCGGCGCTGCGCAACCTGGCCGACCAGCCCCTCCTGGTGTTCGCGCTGGCCCGGCCCGAGGTGCAGAAGCAGTTCCCCAAGCTGTGGGTGGGCCGGCAGGTGGAGCCGATCGCCCTCGGTCCCCTGCCCCGTCGCGCCTCGGAGCGGCTGGTGCGCGACGTGCTCGGCGACGCGATCCCGGCCCACCTCTCGCAAGCGATCATCGAGCGCTCGGGAGGCAACGCCCTGTACCTCGAGGAGCTGATCCGCGCCGTGTCCGAGGGGCAAGGTGAGCGGCTGCCGGAGACGGTGCTCGCCATGGCCCAGGCGCGCCTCTCCGCGCTCGATCCAGAGGCGCGGCGCATCCTTCGCGCAGCCAGTGTGTTCGGAGATAGCTTCTGGACGGGCGGCGTCGAGGCGTTGCTCGGGGGATCGACCACGGCACACCGGATGGATGATCTGGTGGCGCGCGAGCTGATCGTGCGGCGGACGCCCGTCGCCGAGGGAAGCCTCAGGCCCACGAAGGGCGACGGAAAGCCCACCGAGCCGCTGTACGCCTTCCGCCACGAGGTGGAGCGCGAGGCGGCGTACAGCATGCTCACCGAGGCGGACCGGCAGCTCGGGCACCGGCTGGCGGGCGCCTGGCTCGAGCGCGAAGGGAAGGGCGAGCCCATCGCACTGGCGGAGCACTTCGAGCGTGGCGACGAGCGCCACCGGGCGGGCGCGTATTTCGTGGAGGCGGCCGAGGCCACCCTGCGCGGCAACGACCTGGCAGCGGCCTTGCGCCGGGCCGAGCGAGGCATCGCGTGCGGAGCGACGGGGACCACGCTGGGCGAGCTCCAGCTCGTCGCCGCCGAGGCGCTTCTGTGGCGAGGCGAGCTTCCACGAGCCGAAGCGAGCGCCCGCGAGGCAGCGCAGCTCCTGTCACGCGGGTCCGCCGCCTGGTACCGCGCGCTGACCCACGGAGCGACAGCGGCGAGCAAGCAAGGCGCCTCGGAGCGACTGGACGACTGGATCGTCCCCGCCACCGAGGTTCCCCCGCTACCCGGTGCGCTGAGCGCGCAGGTGGTGTGCCTGGCCTTCTGCGCGAGCGAGCTGGTGTTCAGCGGCAGGTTCGAGGCGGCGGAGGCCCTTCTCGAGCGGGGGACGAGCTTGACGGGGGATCCGCCTGCCGTCGACGGCCAGGCGCTCGGCGTGCTCCACCAGGCGTACGCGCTGCGCGCGATGGCGGGCGGCGATCCCGGGGCGGGCCTCGCCGGATTCGAGGCGGCGCTGTTCGCCTTCGGGCAGACCGGCGATCGGCGCAACGCCTGCACCATCCAGGGCAACCTCGGCTACACGCTGTCCGAGCTGGGCGACTTCGAGGGCGCCGAAGGCGCGCTCCGCGCCGCGCTCACCGAGGCCGAGCGGATGGGCCTCTTCGACCTGGCCCCCGTCGTCCGCCAGAACCTGGGTCTGACCCTGGCCCAGACCAACCAGCTCGAAGAAGCGCGACGCTTGCAGCAGCAAGCCCTGGAAGCGTTCCGCGAGCAGGGCGTCGCCCGGATGCAGGGGATGTCGCACGCCTACCTGGCGCGCATCGCCCTGCGCGCCGGCAAGCTCGCCGCCGCCGAGCACGAGGCCCGCTCCGCCGTGGACCTGCTCGTGGTCGCCCCCCCCTTGCGCGCGTTCGCGCTGGCCGTGCTCGCATCGGCCCTCCTCGCGCAGCGACGCGCGCCCGAAGCGCTGGGCCTCACGGGCGAAGCCTTCGCCCAGCTCCAGGCCGCCGGCGGGCTGGAGGAAGGAGAGTCCCTGGTCTGGCGCGCACGCGCCGACGCCCTCGCCGCCGCAGGAGAGCTGACCGAAGCGGAACACGTGCGCGCCGAGGCCCGCCGCAGACTGGAGGCGAGGGCGGCGCGGATCAGCGATCCGGACTGGCGCGAGCGCTTCCTCCGCGAGGTGCCGGACAACACGGCTCTCTACCGCGACTGA